The following are encoded in a window of Pseudomonas sp. JQ170C genomic DNA:
- a CDS encoding cytosine permease gives MSQSREQEFRLGAERGDTPLLPSERVWGFWGFAYANSALAVATWVFLIGGATALFVGPLQGISAIVIGNIIGVILAASSTCLPCGKYGVEQFTYLRSMFGLNGSRLVYILSVVVLTMGWLAVLGLMCGRALDNLETLVQHSQPDGDGWLVTGGALLAIGLAALVAMRGPDMIRRLSAVIAPSLILLMLALMYFISQRFSFAELLAMPPLQPPFADQRVNYMIAVEINIAAGFSWWPYIGNLSRLCSNQRTAFWPNLVGIFGAAALGETVSLFAASTLGSSDPTTWMRLAGGVGFGVVALGLMALANLTGMVNILYTAVIGLRQLAGERLRSVRWGALIGLFCVIPIIIVLCFPGIYDGFFIFLVWTSALNSALAGIGIADYFFLRHQRVNLRHIYAAQGTSPVRFCKGFNPVALVALVAGFAIYVVVFNPQTLAYTDFFTFATASLPSCLLAGLVHYGLTRLLATRLGWGGYPKGNERTIEAAGFGAKD, from the coding sequence ATGAGCCAGTCCAGAGAGCAGGAATTTCGCCTGGGCGCCGAACGTGGCGATACGCCCTTGCTGCCCAGCGAGCGGGTGTGGGGCTTCTGGGGCTTTGCCTACGCCAACTCGGCGTTGGCGGTGGCCACCTGGGTGTTCCTGATCGGCGGCGCGACCGCGCTGTTCGTCGGACCTTTGCAGGGCATCAGTGCGATCGTCATCGGTAACATCATCGGCGTGATTCTCGCGGCATCGTCCACCTGCCTGCCGTGCGGCAAATACGGCGTCGAGCAATTCACCTACTTGCGCAGCATGTTCGGCCTCAACGGCAGCCGCCTGGTCTACATCCTGTCGGTGGTCGTGCTGACCATGGGCTGGCTGGCGGTGCTGGGGCTGATGTGCGGGCGGGCGCTGGACAACCTGGAGACCCTGGTGCAGCACAGCCAGCCCGACGGCGACGGCTGGCTGGTCACAGGGGGCGCCTTGCTGGCCATCGGCCTCGCGGCGCTGGTCGCCATGCGTGGGCCCGACATGATCCGTCGCTTGAGCGCGGTGATCGCACCCAGCCTGATCCTGCTCATGCTGGCGCTGATGTATTTCATTTCCCAACGCTTCAGCTTCGCCGAACTGCTGGCCATGCCGCCGTTGCAGCCGCCCTTTGCCGATCAGCGCGTCAACTACATGATCGCGGTGGAAATCAATATCGCGGCCGGTTTCTCCTGGTGGCCCTACATCGGCAACCTGTCACGGTTGTGCAGCAACCAACGCACGGCGTTCTGGCCCAACCTGGTGGGCATCTTCGGCGCCGCCGCACTGGGCGAAACCGTCAGCCTGTTCGCCGCCTCCACCCTGGGCAGCAGCGACCCGACCACCTGGATGCGCCTGGCGGGGGGTGTGGGGTTCGGCGTGGTGGCGCTGGGGTTGATGGCGCTGGCCAACCTGACAGGCATGGTCAACATCCTCTACACGGCGGTCATCGGCCTGCGCCAATTGGCCGGGGAGCGCTTGCGCAGCGTGCGCTGGGGGGCATTGATCGGGTTGTTCTGCGTGATCCCGATCATCATCGTGCTGTGCTTTCCGGGCATCTACGACGGCTTCTTCATCTTCCTGGTCTGGACCTCTGCGCTGAACAGTGCGCTGGCGGGCATCGGCATCGCCGATTACTTCTTCCTGCGTCACCAGCGGGTGAACCTGCGCCATATCTATGCCGCGCAAGGCACGTCGCCCGTGCGTTTCTGCAAGGGGTTCAACCCTGTCGCGCTGGTGGCGCTGGTGGCGGGGTTCGCGATCTACGTGGTGGTGTTCAACCCACAGACGCTGGCCTACACCGACTTCTTCACCTTCGCTACCGCATCGCTGCCGTCCTGTCTGCTGGCGGGGCTGGTTCACTACGGGCTGACCCGGCTATTGGCAACGCGGCTGGGCTGGGGCGGCTACCCCAAGGGCAATGAACGCACCATCGAGGCCGCAGGCTTCGGCGCAAAGGACTAA
- the betA gene encoding choline dehydrogenase: protein MNKHYDYIIIGAGSAGCVLANRLTEDAGTSVLVLEFGGSDRSVLIQMPSAFSLPMNTKKYNWRYETVAEPHLDGRRLHCPRGKVLGGSSSINGLVYIRGHACDFDEWESLGAKNWGYRNCLPYFKRAETFKFGGDDYRGSAGPLATNNGNNMQNPLYGAWVEAGAEAGYIKTDDCNGYMQEGFGAMHMTVKDGVRWSTANAYLRPAMTRPNLTVVTHAMTRRILLEGKRAVGVEYDEGGVTHKVYCNREVLVSSGPIGSPHLLQRSGIGPQAVLEKAGIEVRHHLPGVGENLQDHSEIYIQYACKEPVTLNGKMSLLGKAMIGLRWLLFKDGLGASNHFEAGGFIRSSKGLRWPDIQFHFLPAAMRYDGDKPFKGHGFMVLTGPNKPKSRGHVRALSADPYQHPEIRFNYLESEEDREGFRRCVRLTREIIAQPAMDRFRGEELAPGPQVQTDEQIDAFVRANMESTMHPCGSCRMGEDDMAVVDSSLRVRGLQGLRVIDSSVFPSEPNGNLNAPTIMLAERAADLVRGREPLAQADVPVGLVEGWEEQQRSGAPKRKVHTVR from the coding sequence ATGAACAAGCATTATGACTACATCATCATTGGTGCAGGCTCGGCTGGCTGCGTGCTGGCCAACCGCCTGACCGAGGACGCCGGCACTTCGGTGCTGGTCCTGGAGTTCGGCGGCAGCGACCGCAGCGTGCTGATCCAGATGCCCAGCGCGTTCTCATTGCCGATGAACACCAAGAAGTACAACTGGCGCTACGAGACCGTCGCCGAACCGCACCTGGACGGTCGACGCCTGCACTGCCCACGGGGCAAGGTGCTCGGCGGTTCCTCCTCGATCAACGGCCTGGTCTACATCCGTGGCCATGCCTGTGACTTCGACGAATGGGAAAGCCTGGGCGCGAAAAACTGGGGCTATCGAAATTGCCTGCCGTACTTCAAGCGCGCCGAGACCTTCAAGTTCGGTGGTGATGACTATCGCGGCAGCGCGGGGCCGCTGGCCACCAACAACGGCAACAACATGCAGAACCCGTTGTACGGCGCCTGGGTAGAGGCCGGTGCCGAGGCCGGCTACATCAAGACCGACGACTGCAATGGCTACATGCAGGAAGGCTTCGGGGCCATGCACATGACGGTGAAGGACGGTGTGCGCTGGTCCACCGCCAACGCCTACCTGCGCCCGGCCATGACCCGCCCCAACCTGACCGTCGTCACCCATGCGATGACCCGGCGCATCCTGCTCGAGGGCAAGCGTGCGGTGGGCGTGGAGTACGACGAAGGCGGCGTGACCCACAAGGTCTACTGCAACCGCGAGGTGCTGGTATCGTCCGGCCCGATCGGCTCGCCGCATCTGTTGCAGCGTTCGGGCATCGGCCCTCAAGCGGTGCTGGAAAAGGCCGGTATCGAGGTGCGCCACCACCTGCCGGGGGTCGGCGAAAACCTTCAGGACCATTCGGAAATCTACATCCAGTACGCCTGCAAGGAACCGGTCACGCTCAACGGCAAGATGAGCCTGCTGGGCAAGGCAATGATCGGCCTGCGCTGGTTGCTGTTCAAAGACGGCCTGGGTGCCAGCAACCACTTCGAGGCGGGCGGATTCATCCGCTCGTCCAAGGGCCTGCGTTGGCCGGACATCCAGTTCCACTTCCTGCCGGCGGCGATGCGCTACGACGGCGACAAACCATTCAAGGGGCATGGCTTCATGGTGCTGACCGGGCCCAACAAGCCCAAGAGCCGTGGCCATGTACGGGCGCTGTCGGCGGACCCTTACCAGCACCCGGAAATCCGCTTCAACTACCTGGAGAGTGAAGAGGATCGCGAGGGCTTTCGCCGCTGCGTGCGCCTGACCCGGGAAATCATCGCCCAACCGGCGATGGACCGCTTCCGCGGCGAAGAGCTGGCGCCGGGGCCGCAGGTGCAGACCGATGAACAGATCGATGCGTTCGTGCGCGCCAACATGGAAAGCACCATGCACCCCTGCGGTTCCTGCCGCATGGGCGAGGATGACATGGCGGTGGTCGACTCCTCACTGCGTGTCCGTGGCCTGCAGGGGCTGCGAGTGATCGACTCGTCGGTGTTCCCCAGCGAGCCCAACGGCAACCTCAACGCACCGACCATCATGCTCGCCGAACGTGCCGCCGACCTGGTGCGCGGGCGCGAGCCGCTGGCGCAGGCTGACGTGCCGGTTGGCCTGGTCGAGGGGTGGGAAGAGCAACAGCGCAGTGGTGCGCCCAAACGCAAAGTCCATACGGTTCGATAG
- the cycA gene encoding D-serine/D-alanine/glycine transporter, with the protein MKKTIPGPPDGEAHELQRNLSNRHIQLIAIGGAIGTGLFMGSGKTISLAGPSIIFVYMVIGFMLFFVMRAMGELLLSNLKYKSFIDFSADLLGPWAGFFTGWTYWFCWIVTGIADVIAISAYSQFWFPDIAQWLPALSCVGLLLSLNLMTVKMFGELEFWFAMIKIVAICALVCTGLYMVVAAYQSPAGNVASLTNLWNDGGMFPHGAMGFFAGFQIAIFAFAGIELVGTTAAETKNPERNLPRAINSIPLRIIVFYVFALIAIMAVTPWRDVVANKSPFVELFVLAGLPAAAGIINFVVLTSAASSANSGVFSTSRMLYGLAVDGDAPGKFKALSRRAVPSNGLIFSCICLSAGALVIYLVPNMLDAFTLITTVSAILFMCVWSMILLSYLAYRKQREHLHRASKYRMPGGVFMSWTCLVFFAAMLVLLALEDDTRQALVFVPVWFVILGLAYRSIRQKKMEGAQLSYDAD; encoded by the coding sequence ATGAAAAAAACAATACCGGGTCCGCCTGACGGCGAAGCGCACGAACTCCAACGCAATCTCTCCAACCGGCATATCCAGCTGATCGCCATCGGCGGCGCCATCGGCACTGGCCTGTTCATGGGCTCGGGCAAGACCATCAGCCTGGCAGGGCCCTCGATCATCTTTGTCTACATGGTCATCGGCTTCATGCTGTTCTTTGTCATGCGGGCAATGGGCGAGTTGCTGCTGTCCAACCTCAAGTACAAGTCGTTCATCGACTTCTCCGCCGATCTCCTGGGCCCCTGGGCGGGCTTTTTCACCGGCTGGACCTACTGGTTTTGCTGGATCGTCACCGGCATTGCCGATGTCATCGCGATCTCCGCCTATTCACAATTCTGGTTCCCGGATATTGCGCAATGGTTGCCGGCGCTCAGTTGCGTGGGCCTGTTGCTGTCGCTCAACCTGATGACGGTGAAGATGTTCGGTGAACTGGAATTCTGGTTCGCCATGATCAAGATCGTGGCCATCTGCGCCCTGGTCTGCACCGGCCTTTACATGGTGGTCGCGGCCTATCAGTCGCCGGCTGGCAATGTCGCGTCGCTGACCAACCTCTGGAATGACGGCGGCATGTTTCCCCACGGCGCCATGGGCTTCTTCGCCGGTTTCCAGATCGCGATCTTTGCCTTTGCCGGGATCGAGCTGGTAGGTACCACGGCAGCAGAAACCAAGAACCCCGAGCGCAACCTGCCCCGGGCGATCAATTCGATTCCGCTGCGCATCATCGTGTTCTATGTGTTTGCGTTGATCGCCATCATGGCGGTTACGCCCTGGCGTGATGTCGTTGCCAACAAGAGCCCCTTTGTCGAGTTGTTTGTCCTGGCGGGCCTGCCGGCGGCGGCCGGGATCATCAACTTCGTGGTGCTCACCTCTGCCGCGTCCTCGGCCAACAGCGGCGTGTTTTCCACTAGCCGCATGCTCTACGGCCTGGCGGTGGATGGTGATGCGCCTGGCAAGTTCAAGGCCTTGTCCCGCCGTGCAGTGCCCTCCAACGGCCTGATCTTTTCCTGTATTTGCCTGTCAGCCGGGGCGCTGGTGATCTACCTGGTGCCGAACATGCTCGACGCCTTCACCCTGATCACTACGGTGTCGGCGATCCTGTTTATGTGCGTGTGGTCGATGATCCTGTTGTCGTACCTGGCGTATCGCAAGCAGCGGGAGCACCTGCATCGTGCCTCGAAATACCGGATGCCGGGTGGAGTCTTCATGAGCTGGACCTGCCTGGTGTTCTTCGCGGCCATGCTGGTGTTGCTGGCGCTGGAAGATGACACCCGCCAGGCATTGGTCTTCGTGCCGGTGTGGTTTGTGATCCTCGGCCTTGCCTATCGCTCGATCCGCCAGAAAAAGATGGAGGGCGCGCAGTTGTCCTACGACGCGGACTGA
- a CDS encoding sigma-54-dependent transcriptional regulator encodes MRIHVTFIDRVGITQEILALLGARNLNLDAVEMIPPNVYIDAPALSQAVLDELNDALLRVIGVQAVELVDFLPGQRRHLQLEALLAAMSDPVLAVDPFGHVLLANPTLVSLVGREPAGEPLSLLFAESDLAQTLITKGFRLPMCEVSLQGQALLLEATPISGGADALVGGLLTLYPPSRIGERLASLLHDHAEGVQALLGESAPLKELKARLHKVASLEAPLLIQGETGTGKELVARACHALSARRDASFLALNCAALPESLAESELFGYAAGAFTGAQRGGKPGLLELADGGTVFLDEVGEMSPYLQAKLLRFLSDGSFRRVGGGGEVQVNVRVVCATHRNLESMVVEGSFREDLYYRLNVLNVRVPPLRERGRDILMLAEHFLRQACAQIQRAPCRLALATHPLLLGNHWAGNVRQLQNVIFRAAAISEGEVIDCDDLELAGTALNTLQPDTPHVTSLEAAVQGFEKSLLETMYAAYPSTRLLAVRLQTSHTAIGQRLRKYGIASRV; translated from the coding sequence ATGCGCATCCACGTCACTTTCATCGACCGCGTTGGCATTACCCAGGAGATCCTGGCTTTGCTGGGCGCGCGAAACCTCAACCTGGACGCGGTGGAGATGATCCCGCCCAACGTCTATATCGATGCACCGGCGTTGTCACAGGCGGTGCTCGACGAGCTGAACGACGCCTTGCTGCGGGTGATCGGGGTCCAGGCGGTGGAGCTTGTGGATTTTCTCCCCGGCCAGCGCCGGCACCTGCAATTGGAGGCGTTGCTTGCGGCGATGAGCGATCCGGTACTGGCGGTGGACCCTTTTGGTCATGTGCTGCTGGCCAACCCCACGCTGGTCAGCCTGGTGGGCCGCGAGCCCGCCGGTGAGCCGTTGTCCTTGCTGTTCGCCGAATCCGATCTGGCACAGACCCTGATTACCAAGGGCTTTCGCCTGCCCATGTGCGAGGTGAGCTTGCAGGGCCAGGCGCTGTTGCTTGAAGCCACGCCCATCAGTGGCGGGGCCGATGCCTTGGTCGGCGGCCTGCTGACCCTGTATCCGCCCAGCCGTATCGGTGAGCGCCTGGCGTCGCTGCTGCACGATCATGCCGAGGGGGTGCAGGCGCTGCTGGGCGAGTCGGCGCCGCTCAAGGAACTCAAGGCGCGCCTGCACAAAGTGGCGAGCCTGGAGGCGCCGCTGTTGATCCAGGGGGAAACCGGCACCGGCAAGGAGCTGGTGGCGCGAGCCTGCCATGCCTTGAGCGCGCGTCGCGATGCGTCCTTCCTGGCGTTGAACTGCGCGGCCTTGCCGGAGAGCCTGGCCGAGAGCGAATTGTTCGGCTATGCCGCGGGGGCGTTTACCGGCGCTCAGCGGGGCGGCAAGCCGGGCCTGCTGGAACTGGCCGACGGCGGCACGGTGTTCCTGGATGAGGTGGGCGAAATGTCGCCTTACCTGCAAGCCAAGCTGCTGCGCTTTCTCAGTGACGGCAGCTTTCGCCGGGTCGGTGGTGGTGGCGAGGTGCAGGTGAATGTACGGGTGGTCTGCGCCACGCACCGGAACCTGGAAAGCATGGTGGTCGAGGGCAGCTTTCGTGAAGACCTCTATTACCGCCTCAATGTGCTTAACGTGAGGGTGCCCCCGTTGCGCGAGCGCGGCCGGGACATTCTGATGCTGGCCGAGCATTTCCTGCGCCAGGCCTGCGCGCAGATCCAGCGCGCGCCGTGCCGCCTGGCCCTGGCGACCCATCCACTGCTGCTGGGCAACCACTGGGCGGGCAACGTTCGCCAGTTGCAGAACGTGATCTTCCGTGCCGCGGCCATCAGCGAAGGCGAGGTGATCGACTGCGACGACCTGGAGCTGGCGGGTACGGCCCTGAACACCCTCCAGCCCGACACACCGCACGTCACCAGCCTGGAAGCCGCCGTGCAGGGCTTCGAGAAGTCGCTGCTGGAGACGATGTACGCAGCCTATCCCTCGACCCGGCTCCTGGCCGTGCGCCTGCAGACATCCCACACCGCCATCGGCCAGCGCTTGCGCAAGTACGGCATCGCCAGCCGGGTCTAG
- the gcvH gene encoding glycine cleavage system protein GcvH — protein sequence MSTLRFTPEHEWLRLESTGELTVGITTYAQEALGDVVFVQLPEPGEYGEGNEVAVLESVKAASNISMPLSGTVVAVNQALADDPELVNASPMQDGWFFRIQVANLADLDTLMDQEGYDRFLADNA from the coding sequence ATGAGCACGCTGCGTTTTACTCCCGAACACGAATGGCTTCGCCTGGAATCGACCGGCGAACTGACCGTCGGCATCACCACCTACGCGCAGGAGGCCCTGGGTGATGTGGTGTTCGTACAGCTGCCGGAGCCGGGCGAGTACGGGGAGGGCAATGAGGTCGCGGTGCTGGAGTCGGTGAAGGCCGCCAGCAACATCAGCATGCCCCTGAGCGGGACCGTGGTGGCGGTCAACCAGGCCCTGGCGGATGACCCCGAGCTGGTCAATGCCTCGCCGATGCAGGATGGCTGGTTCTTCCGCATCCAGGTGGCCAACCTTGCCGACCTCGACACCTTGATGGACCAGGAAGGCTACGACCGCTTCCTGGCCGACAACGCCTGA
- the gcvP gene encoding aminomethyl-transferring glycine dehydrogenase, translating into MTHASIPLKTENEFIARHIGPREGDIDAMLALTGHDTLDSLIDSVIPDSIKGTSVLELSKGQGEAEALASLKAIAAKNQLFRNHIGQGYYPCHTPTPILRNLLENPAWYTAYTPYQPEISQGRLEALLNFQTLISDLTGMEIANASLLDEATAAAEAMTFCKRLAKSKAPAFFVSRHCHPQTLDVLRTRAEPLGIEVVIGDESALANQELDGYFGLLLQYPASTGAIADHRALVERAHATGALVAVAADLLALTLLTPPGEFGADVVVGSAQRFGVPLGFGGPHAAYFATRDSFKRDMPGRLVGVSIDRFGKPALRLAMQTREQHIRREKATSNICTAQVLLANIASMYAVYHGPQGLAQIARRVHRLTAILVRGLQQLGHRVEQQHFFDTVSVVPAGPVAEVLAAATGARLNLRRIDAQRVGLSLDETCEQGAVEALWQVFGQPGQALPDFARLAGDTGDCLPAQLLRESPFLQHQVFNRYHSETELMRYLRRLADKDLALDRSMIALGSCTMKLNAASEMIPITWPEFGALHPFAPAEQSLGYRQLTDELEAMLCAATGYDAMSLQPNAGSQGEYAGLLAIRAYHASRGEAQRDVCLIPSSAHGTNPATAQMAGMRVVVVNCDERGNVDVADLQSKAEQHCNRLAALMITYPSTHGVFEDGITRICDIIHEHGGQVYLDGANMNAMVGLCAPGKFGGDVSHLNLHKTFCIPHGGGGPGVGPIGVKAHLAPFLPGHAHMPSKHGAVSAAPYGSASILPITWMYIRMMGGEGLKRASQLAILSANYIARRLEEHYPVLYTGENGLVAHECILDLRPLKDSSGISVEDVAKRLIDFGFHAPTMSFPVAGTLMVEPTESESKEELDRFCDAMICIREEIRAVENGTLDALDNPLKNAPHTASELVGEWPHRYGRELAVYPQAALRESKYWPPVGRVDNVYGDRNLACACPPMSIYQDA; encoded by the coding sequence ATGACGCATGCATCCATCCCACTGAAAACCGAAAACGAGTTCATCGCCCGTCACATCGGCCCGCGCGAGGGCGACATCGACGCCATGCTGGCACTGACCGGCCATGACACCCTCGACAGCCTGATCGACAGCGTCATCCCCGACAGCATCAAGGGCACCAGCGTGCTCGAGCTGAGCAAGGGGCAGGGCGAGGCCGAGGCACTGGCCTCGCTCAAGGCCATCGCGGCGAAGAACCAGCTGTTTCGCAATCACATCGGCCAGGGCTATTACCCTTGCCACACCCCCACGCCGATCCTGCGCAACCTGTTGGAGAACCCGGCCTGGTACACCGCGTACACCCCGTATCAGCCGGAGATTTCCCAGGGCCGGCTGGAAGCGCTGCTGAACTTCCAGACCCTGATCAGTGACCTGACCGGTATGGAAATTGCCAACGCCTCGCTGCTTGACGAGGCCACCGCCGCGGCCGAAGCCATGACCTTCTGCAAGCGCTTGGCGAAGAGCAAGGCCCCGGCCTTTTTCGTCTCCCGGCATTGTCACCCGCAAACCCTCGACGTGCTGCGTACCCGTGCCGAGCCGCTGGGTATCGAGGTGGTCATTGGCGATGAGTCGGCGCTGGCGAACCAGGAACTGGACGGCTATTTCGGGCTGCTGCTGCAGTACCCGGCCAGCACCGGAGCGATTGCCGATCATCGCGCGCTGGTAGAGCGCGCCCATGCAACCGGCGCGCTGGTGGCGGTGGCCGCTGACCTGCTGGCCCTGACCCTGCTGACGCCGCCGGGTGAATTCGGTGCCGACGTGGTCGTGGGCAGTGCCCAGCGTTTTGGCGTGCCGCTGGGTTTTGGCGGCCCGCATGCGGCCTACTTTGCCACCCGTGACAGCTTCAAGCGGGACATGCCCGGGCGCCTGGTCGGGGTGTCCATCGACCGCTTCGGCAAGCCGGCCTTGCGCCTGGCCATGCAGACCCGCGAGCAACACATTCGCCGTGAGAAAGCCACCAGTAACATCTGCACCGCGCAGGTGCTGCTGGCCAACATCGCCAGCATGTACGCGGTCTACCACGGCCCGCAGGGCCTGGCGCAGATCGCCCGGCGTGTGCATCGCCTGACGGCGATCCTGGTGCGGGGGTTGCAGCAACTCGGCCACCGGGTCGAACAACAGCACTTCTTCGACACCGTCAGCGTGGTGCCCGCAGGCCCAGTGGCCGAGGTCCTGGCTGCCGCCACGGGCGCACGCCTGAACCTGCGGCGGATCGACGCGCAACGCGTCGGCCTGTCGCTGGATGAAACCTGCGAGCAGGGCGCCGTCGAGGCCCTGTGGCAGGTCTTCGGCCAGCCTGGCCAGGCGCTGCCGGACTTCGCCCGATTGGCGGGCGACACCGGCGATTGCCTGCCCGCGCAACTGCTGCGCGAATCGCCATTCCTCCAGCATCAGGTGTTCAACCGATACCATTCGGAAACCGAGCTGATGCGCTATCTGCGGCGCCTGGCCGACAAGGACCTGGCCCTGGACCGCAGCATGATCGCATTGGGCTCATGCACCATGAAGCTCAACGCCGCCAGTGAAATGATCCCGATCACCTGGCCCGAGTTCGGTGCCTTGCACCCGTTCGCCCCGGCCGAGCAGTCGCTGGGCTACCGCCAGCTGACCGATGAGCTGGAGGCCATGCTCTGCGCGGCCACCGGTTATGACGCGATGTCCCTGCAGCCCAATGCCGGCTCCCAGGGCGAGTACGCGGGCCTGCTGGCGATCCGCGCCTACCACGCCAGCCGTGGCGAGGCGCAGCGTGATGTCTGCCTGATTCCGTCGTCGGCCCATGGCACCAACCCGGCCACGGCGCAGATGGCGGGCATGCGTGTGGTGGTGGTCAACTGCGATGAGCGCGGCAACGTCGATGTGGCAGACCTGCAAAGCAAGGCCGAGCAGCACTGCAACCGCCTGGCGGCACTGATGATCACCTATCCCTCGACCCACGGTGTATTCGAGGACGGTATCACCCGGATCTGCGACATCATTCATGAGCACGGCGGCCAGGTGTACCTGGACGGCGCCAACATGAACGCCATGGTCGGCCTGTGCGCCCCGGGCAAGTTCGGCGGCGACGTGTCGCACCTGAACCTGCACAAGACCTTCTGCATTCCCCACGGCGGTGGCGGCCCGGGCGTTGGCCCGATCGGCGTCAAGGCGCACCTGGCGCCGTTCCTGCCGGGGCACGCGCACATGCCGAGCAAGCACGGCGCGGTCAGCGCAGCGCCCTATGGCAGCGCCAGCATCCTGCCGATCACCTGGATGTACATCCGCATGATGGGCGGGGAAGGGCTCAAGCGCGCATCGCAGCTGGCGATCCTGAGCGCCAACTACATTGCCCGGCGCCTGGAGGAGCACTACCCGGTGCTCTACACCGGCGAAAACGGTCTGGTTGCCCACGAATGCATCCTCGACCTGCGCCCGCTCAAGGACAGCAGCGGCATCAGCGTCGAAGACGTGGCCAAGCGCCTGATCGACTTCGGCTTCCATGCCCCGACCATGTCCTTCCCGGTGGCTGGCACCTTGATGGTCGAGCCGACCGAGAGCGAGTCGAAGGAGGAACTGGACCGCTTCTGCGACGCCATGATCTGCATCCGCGAGGAAATCCGTGCGGTGGAAAACGGCACCCTGGACGCCCTCGACAATCCGCTGAAGAACGCCCCGCATACCGCCAGCGAACTGGTCGGCGAATGGCCTCATCGCTATGGCCGGGAACTGGCGGTGTACCCGCAGGCGGCGCTGCGGGAGAGCAAGTACTGGCCGCCCGTGGGGCGTGTGGACAACGTCTACGGCGACCGCAACCTGGCATGTGCCTGCCCGCCGATGTCGATCTACCAGGACGCTTGA
- the glyA gene encoding serine hydroxymethyltransferase: MFHKSLSLSDFDPALSAAIRSEARRQEDHIELIASENYTSPQVMQAQGTELTNKYAEGYPGKRYYGGCEHVDVVEQLAIDRAKALFGAGYANVQPHSGSQANAAVYLALLQAGDTLLGMSLAHGGHLTHGAKVSASGKLYNAVQYGIDANGLIDYDEVERLAVEHQPKMIVAGFSAYSKTLDFPRFRQIADKVGAYLFVDMAHVAGLVAAGVYPNPLPYADVVTTTTHKTLRGPRGGLILAKADPELEKKLNSAVFPGGQGGPLMHVIAAKAVCFKEALEPGFKDYQVQVIHNAQAMAEIFRQRGYDVVSGGTDNHLFLVSLIRQGITGKDADAALGRAHITVNKNAVPNDPQSPFVTSGLRIGTPAVTTRGFQVPECRALATWICDILDHLGDADVEAQVARQVAELCKLFPVYSA; this comes from the coding sequence ATGTTTCATAAAAGCCTGTCCCTCTCCGATTTCGACCCTGCACTGTCCGCCGCCATCCGCAGCGAGGCGCGCCGCCAGGAAGACCATATCGAGCTGATCGCCTCGGAAAACTACACCAGCCCGCAAGTGATGCAGGCCCAGGGCACCGAGCTGACCAACAAGTACGCTGAAGGCTACCCGGGCAAGCGCTACTACGGCGGTTGCGAGCACGTCGATGTGGTCGAGCAACTGGCCATCGACCGTGCCAAGGCGCTGTTCGGCGCAGGCTATGCCAATGTCCAGCCACACTCGGGGTCCCAGGCCAACGCTGCGGTCTATCTGGCCCTGCTGCAGGCCGGCGACACCCTGCTGGGCATGAGCCTGGCCCATGGCGGGCACCTGACCCACGGTGCCAAGGTCAGCGCCTCCGGCAAGCTCTACAACGCGGTGCAGTACGGCATCGACGCCAACGGCCTGATCGACTACGACGAGGTTGAGCGCCTGGCCGTCGAGCACCAGCCGAAGATGATCGTGGCGGGCTTCTCGGCCTATTCCAAGACCCTGGATTTTCCGCGTTTCCGTCAGATCGCCGACAAGGTCGGTGCCTATCTGTTCGTCGACATGGCCCACGTCGCCGGCCTGGTCGCGGCGGGCGTGTACCCCAATCCGCTGCCGTACGCCGATGTCGTCACCACCACCACCCACAAGACCCTGCGCGGGCCACGGGGCGGGCTGATTCTGGCCAAGGCCGATCCTGAGCTTGAGAAGAAGCTCAACTCGGCGGTGTTCCCCGGCGGCCAGGGCGGGCCGTTGATGCATGTGATCGCCGCCAAGGCCGTGTGCTTCAAGGAAGCACTGGAGCCCGGTTTCAAGGATTACCAGGTCCAGGTCATCCACAACGCCCAGGCCATGGCGGAAATCTTCCGTCAGCGCGGTTATGACGTGGTTTCCGGCGGCACCGACAACCACTTGTTCCTGGTCAGCCTGATCCGCCAGGGCATCACCGGCAAGGATGCCGATGCCGCGTTGGGCCGCGCGCATATCACCGTGAACAAGAACGCCGTGCCCAACGACCCGCAATCGCCGTTCGTGACCTCGGGCCTGCGCATCGGTACCCCGGCGGTGACCACCCGCGGCTTCCAGGTGCCGGAGTGCCGCGCCCTGGCGACCTGGATCTGCGACATCCTCGACCACCTCGGCGATGCCGACGTCGAGGCCCAGGTAGCCCGGCAAGTGGCCGAGCTGTGCAAGCTGTTCCCGGTTTATTCGGCCTGA